A single genomic interval of Oncorhynchus mykiss isolate Arlee chromosome 13, USDA_OmykA_1.1, whole genome shotgun sequence harbors:
- the LOC110518344 gene encoding uncharacterized protein LOC110518344 isoform X2 yields the protein MQRQNQRGITETFFRGEHQSIETLKMETPLSCRRLISKDIPLYPKADRAEFHVDTVCHVTTPTGLTGIMDLSGFTAGQTGGFTWWALHITEGEIEAAENRFLEKEQLSFDPTTGEEQRHNPFLKEFTTSPVFQKGSRYGNFKFTFPLEDLMQMYTEQICEGEKPVLRVFETVVYKQEIMYVVVVHGPDVTEFDEYPLLADENDKAICIYKDGQIVWRAEAICETHTKKLIISRESGTVETEELGRGFEYFMWDHVTLAFHLPADRTLQVEEGVLKERLHACEGIRPFLQGEFLTLEEAEEVVNAIKNSI from the coding sequence ATGCAGCGACAAAACCAAAGAGGAATAACGGAGACCTTTTTCCGCGGGGAGCATCAGAGTATAGAAACCTTGAAAATGGAGACCCCACTAAGTTGTAGACGTCTTATTTCAAAAGACATTCCACTGTACCCCAAAGCTGACAGAGCGGAATTTCACGTGGACACAGTCTGTCATGTAACCACTCCAACAGGCCTGACAGGAATCATGGATCTGAGTGGATTTACAGCAGGGCAAACAGGGGGTTTCACATGGTGGGCTCTTCACATTACAGAAGGTGAAATTGAGGCAGCAGAGAATCGCTTCCTTGAAAAGGAACAGCTTTCCTTTGACCCAACAACGGGTGAAGAACAAAGACACAATCCATTCCTGAAGGAATTCACCACCTCCCCTGTCTTCCAAAAGGGATCTCGGTACGGGAACTTTAAGTTTACCTTCCCCTTGGAGGATCTCATGCAGATGTACACAGAGCAGATCTGTGAGGGAGAGAAGCCTGTCCTGAGAGTCTTTGAAACCGTGGTTTACAAGCAGGAGATCATGTACGTTGTGGTTGTCCACGGTCCAGATGTGACAGAGTTTGATGAGTACCCACTTCTTGCTGATGAGAATGATAAGGCAATATGCATTTATAAAGATGGTCAAATTGTCTGGCGTGCAGAAGCAATATGTGAAACCCATACAAAGAAGCTGATCATCAGCAGAGAGAGTGGAACAGTTGAAACAGAAGAACTTGGACGTGGTTTTGAGTATTTCATGTGGGACCATGTGACCCTGGCATTCCATCTGCCAGCTGACCGCACCCTCCAAGTTGAAGAGGGAGTATTAAAGGAGAGACTCCATGCATGTGAGGGTATCAGACCTTTTCTCCAGGGTGAGTTTTTAACACTAGAGGAAGCAGAAGAAGTAGTCAATGCCATAAAGAActctatatag